Proteins encoded by one window of Venturia canescens isolate UGA chromosome 2, ASM1945775v1, whole genome shotgun sequence:
- the LOC122407310 gene encoding protein tramtrack, beta isoform-like, whose amino-acid sequence MGASDRYCLRWNNHQANLLSVMDDLLKHQTLTDVTLGVEDGRFLKCHKVILATCSPYFRTLFIEVPSNHPIILLKDVRYTEVKAILEYMYKGEVSVAYDDMDALFQVAELLQVKGLVAGNEVPSGSQPVAPPSPTVCSTSSNYNGETSRYSDNSLSSSGQRNSGNVTGPIKTPNEEEIGEPKLPIPGWPMSPFFPADEHKSAVAALANFHPFLAAQSFPFSQFNENLSDSASSRNPSNNGSNEAHQDPSILRSVLNPEQDSPMLKSPLVRQNSRDSRRRSRKIGSTTNDDRRSSFDSLQTAPSPHGSEPSVMEDEDKRTTGQTLAEDTKYGVSSYGGSQKQEIKRYKKYEPEDVWDAIAAVKGGLSANKAAELFRVPSRTLYDRIKKLGIPPTRHRRSENTSNVGNVQYDLGGNSSAVGMENTAKSTSDSNENPVSMAEATSSEIREKSNRPENTFETGLASPVPRVSSANSQPPSPSESRFKDDTEAQDLTVSRRSNIIVSPNNAIQETS is encoded by the exons atgGGAGCCTCGGATCGTTATTGTTTGCGATGGAACAACCATCAGGCAAATCTGCTCTCGGTGATGGACGACTTGTTGAAACATCAGACCCTGACCGACGTGACGCTGGGCGTCGAGGACGGTCGTTTTCTCAAGTGCCATAAAGTCATATTGGCGACATGCTCGCCGTACTTTCGTACACTTTTTATCGAGGTGCCCTCCAATCATCCGATAATACTGTTGAAGGACGTTCGCTACACGGAAGTGAAGGCCATTTTGGAGTACATGTACAAGGGGGAGGTGAGCGTGGCGTACGACGACATGGACGCTTTGTTTCAAGTGGCTGAGTTGCTGCAGGTCAAGGGTCTGGTTGCCGGCAATGAAGTACCTTCCGGTAGCCAGCCAGTGGCGCCGCCATCGCCGACTGTTTGCAGCACGAGCAGCAATTATAACGGAGAAACGTCTCGATATTCGGACAACTCGTTGTCGAGTTCTGGCCAACGAAATTCCGGCAACGTAACGGGGCCGATAAAAACGCCGAATGAGGAGGAAATCGGCGAGCCCAAACTTCCGATTCCCGGGTGGCCAATGTCGCCGTTTTTCCCGGCCGACGAGCACAAGTCGGCGGTCGCTGCCTTGGCCAATTTCCATCCTTTCCTGGCCGCACAATCTTTTCCCTTTTCACAGTTCAATGAGAATCTTTCCGACTCCGCGTCCTCGCGGAATCCCAGCAACAACGGATCGAACGAGGCTCATCAGGACCCCTCGATACTCCGCTCGGTTCTCAATCCCGAACAAGATTCTCCGATGCTAAAATCACCGCTCGTACGTCAAAACTCTCGCGATTCTCGACGTCGCAGTCGCAAAATTGGATCTACGACAAACGATGATAGACGGAGCAGCTTCGATTCACTGCAAACCGCTCCCAGCCCACACGGAAGCGAGCCCTCCGTTATGGAGGACGAGGATAAGAGAACTACTGGCCAAACCCTCGCCGAGGACACGAAATACG GAGTTTCTAGTTACGGAGGATCTCAGAAGCAAGAAATAAAACGTTACAAAAAGTACGAGCCGGAAGACGTATGGGACGCAATAGCTGCGGTGAAAGGAGGCTTGAGCGCGAACAAAGCCGCCGAATTGTTTAGAGTCCCATCGAGAACTCTTTACGACAGGATAAAAAAGCTCGGTATACCGCCGACGAGACACCGACGAAGCGAGAACACGAGTAATGTTGGAAATGTGCAATACGATCTCGGGGGCAATTCGAGCGCCGTTGGTATGGAAAATACGGCAAAAAGCACGAGCGATTCGAACGAAAATCCAGTTTCAATGGCCGAGGCGACCTCCTCTGAAATACGAGAAAAGTCAAACCGCCCTGAAAACACGTTTGAGACCGGTCTCGCGAGTCCAGTCCCGCGAGTCAGCAGCGCTAATTCTCAGCCCCCATCTCCGAGCGAATCACGATTTAAGGACGATACCGAAGCCCAAGATCTAACGGTAAGCCGTAGATCCAACATCATAGTTTCCCCAAACAACGCGATTCAAGAAACCTCTTAA